The following proteins come from a genomic window of Pararhodobacter sp.:
- a CDS encoding RNA-binding protein: MTRGGRTKDRDEPERRCIVTGESKPRGGLIRFVVGPDAVVVPDVAGKLPGRGMYVSADRSAIEQAVKRRLFSRAAKTQVTPPEGLADQVHDLITRRVIDSLSLARKAGKAVAGYEKTRDWLQKGDAKVLIQAHDGSERGKTKLRAPEGDKTYIGCLSAGEIGLAFGREHVIHAALAAGGLSKRVVEEAAKLARLRERDGGVTAGED, translated from the coding sequence ATGACGCGCGGTGGCCGCACCAAGGACCGTGACGAGCCCGAAAGACGGTGCATCGTCACCGGCGAGAGCAAGCCGCGCGGCGGTCTGATCCGGTTTGTGGTCGGGCCGGATGCGGTGGTTGTGCCCGATGTTGCCGGCAAGCTGCCGGGGCGCGGGATGTATGTATCGGCCGATCGTTCGGCCATTGAGCAGGCGGTCAAGCGCCGCCTGTTCTCGCGGGCGGCCAAGACGCAAGTCACGCCGCCCGAGGGATTGGCGGACCAGGTCCATGATCTGATCACCCGCCGGGTTATCGATTCGCTTTCGCTGGCGCGTAAAGCCGGCAAAGCCGTAGCGGGCTATGAAAAGACCCGCGACTGGCTGCAAAAAGGCGATGCTAAAGTGCTGATTCAGGCTCATGATGGGTCTGAACGGGGCAAAACAAAACTACGCGCGCCCGAAGGCGATAAAACCTATATCGGCTGTTTAAGCGCTGGTGAAATCGGTTTGGCATTCGGTCGGGAACATGTGATACATGCGGCGCTTGCCGCTGGTGGTCTCTCGAAGCGTGTAGTAGAGGAAGCGGCGAAGCTCGCACGATTGCGCGAGCGTGACGGCGGTGTGACCGCCGGAGAGGATTGA